Proteins from one Apis cerana isolate GH-2021 linkage group LG11, AcerK_1.0, whole genome shotgun sequence genomic window:
- the LOC107995956 gene encoding transmembrane protein 64 produces MDIINIEDVETGVRSSKNSTSIQCNCIHSNSICYIAITIATLALLGAIVFICRDYIKVLLYWIEHQNIWIVTVIFIALFTVVSFPIVIGYLFLIIASGYLFGILRGIVMVVLSANLGIAIAHVTLSLLSSKLPIGTLMQNDTARAILRVISGSQAFKVVLLARLTPIPFGLQNTIFAISNMGGIQYHIASALGLLPAQIINIYLGSSLRSMQDVLEDKSTAATSYIVFCFQILIGISLMVYVVQKARRELQLALLEADLASMADTSHYLLDTLPDSKIVLTNLIA; encoded by the exons ATGGATATAATTAACATAGAAGATGTGGAAACTGGTGTTCGTTCATCTAAAAATTCTACTTCAATACAATGTAATTGtattcattcaaattcaatatGCTATATTGCTATAACAATTGCTACTCTGGCTCTTTTGGGTGCAATAGTTTTTATCTGCAGAGATTATATTAAAGTGTTACTTTATTGGATTGAACATCAAAATATATGGATCGTTACTGTAATATTCATTGCATTGTTCACAGTGGTCTCATTTCCTATTGTAATtggttatttatttcttattattgccAGTGGTTATCTGTTTGGCATATTAAGAGGTATTGTCATGGTAGTATTATCTGCCAATTTGGGAATAGCTATAGCACATGTAACTCTTAGTTTGTTATCATCCAAATTACCTATTGGAACTCTTATGCAAAATGATACTGCAAGAGCAATACTCAGAGTTATATCTGGATCACAAGCTTTCAAAGTTGTGTTACTTGCAAGATTAACTCCTATTCCTTTTGGTctacaaaatacaatttttgcg ataagtAATATGGGTGGCATTCAATATCATATAGCTAGTGCATTAGGATTATTGCCTGCTCAaatcatcaatatttatttgggCAGTAGTTTAAGATCTATGCAAGATGTTCTTGAAGATAAATCAACAGCAGCAACTAGTTATATTGTCTTCTGTTTTCaa attttaataGGTATTTCATTGATGGTATATGTTGTACAAAAAGCACGTAGAGAACTTCAACTAGCATTATTAGAAGCTGATCTTGCCTCAATGGCTGATACTTCTCATTATCTTCTTGATACATTACCAGATTCTAAAATTGTTTTGACAAATCTAATTGcctaa
- the LOC107995955 gene encoding alanine--glyoxylate aminotransferase 2, mitochondrial: MLNKCLRIIAIRPNLIYFINLKWFPMQTRNFASTSNDFLKMPNCDYAPSIYKGTNYEFIKRAYELIISPSLKQFYKEPLLIHEGRGQWLWDHRGKRYLDMFGGVATISVGHSHPKIITAISKQVSKLNHISSAYMHPCLYEYVNKLMNKFSSKLRVVYLTNSGSEANELAFLMARLYTRNHNIISLRNSYHGTTYGTSASTAMSTWKYPFIVQPPGYIHMIYPDIYRGIWGGSKCRDSLIQVTGRKCDCKDKECIASEKYFQKFDESFRFSLPCSHNIAAFIAESIQGIGGAVQYPKYFLKKIYNYVHEKGGLYIADEVQTGFGRTGEHFWGFESHGVEPDIVTLAKGIGNGFPLGAVVTNNKIANSLNSALHFNTFGGNPLACVVGSTVLDIIEEEGLQQNAHIVGTYLINRLSTFLLEFPNIIGDVRGKGLMIGIELISNSETKKPLESERILEIFENIKNMGILVGKGGLHANVLRIKPPLCITKEDADFTFAVIKRTLEKYKKKYNI, encoded by the exons atgttaaataaatgtttacgAATCATCGCAATTCGAcctaatttgatatattttataaatttaaaat GGTTTCCTATGCAAACAAGAAATTTTGCAAGTAcatcaaatgattttttaaaaatgcctAATTGTGATTATGCACCTTCTATCTATAAG ggtacaaattatgaatttattaaaagagcatacgaattaattatatctccttctttgaaacaattttacaaagaaCCATTATTAATACATGAAGGTCGAGGGCAATGGTTATGGGATCATCGCGGGAAACGATATTTGGATATGTTTGGTGGAGTTGCTACTATTTCTGTTGGTCATTCTCATCC aaaaataataactgcTATATCTAAACAAGTATCAAAATTAAACCATATATCTTCTGCGTATATGCATCCTTGTTTATACGAATATGTAAACaagttaatgaataaattttcaagtaaattAAGAGTTGTATATCTAACAAATAGTGGTTCAGAAGCAAATGAATTAGCCTTCCTAATGGCTAGACTTTACACAcgtaatcataatattatttcattaagaaaCAGTTATCATGGTACAACTTATGGAACATCAGCATCTACAGCAATGAGTACATGGAAATATCCATTTATTGTACAACCACCTGgttatatacat ATGATATATCCAGATATATATAGAGGTATATGGGGTGGATCAAAATGTAGAGATTCGCTTATACAAGTGACAGGAAGAAAATGTGATTGTAAAGATAAAGAATGTATAgcttctgaaaaatattttcaaaaatttgatgaatcgTTCCGTTTTAGCTTGCCATGTTCGCATAATATAGCTGCATTTATAGCTGAAAGTATTCAG GGAATAGGAGGAGCAGTTCAATAtcccaaatattttcttaagaaaatatataattatgttcaTGAAAAGGGTGGTCTTTATATAGCGGATGAAGTTCAGACTGGTTTTGGTAGAACGGGAGAACATTTTTGGGGTTTTGAAAGTCACGGTGTAGAACCGGATATAGTAACTCTAGCAAAAGGAATAGGAAATGGATTTCCTCTCGGAGCGGTAGttacaaataacaaaattgcCAATAGTTTAAATTCtgcattacattttaatacattcgGAGGAAATCCACTTGCGTGTGTTGTAGGATCAACAGTATtagat ATCATTGAAGAAGAAGGTCTTCAACAAAATGCACATATAGTTGGCACGTATTTGATCAATCGTTTGAgtacttttttattagaatttcctAATATTATTGGTGATGTTAGAGGAAAAGGATTAATGATcggaattgaattaatttcaaattccgAGACGAAAAAACCCTTAGAATCTGAACGCATACTTGAGATTttcgagaatattaaaaatatgggaATTCTCGTTGGGAAAGGAGGGTTACATGCAAAt gtATTACGAATAAAACCACCTTTATGCATAACAAAAGAGGATGCAGATTTTACATTTGCAGTTATTAAAAGaacattagaaaaatataaaaaaaaatataatatttaa
- the LOC107995762 gene encoding evolutionarily conserved signaling intermediate in Toll pathway, mitochondrial — MLTLMKNIILSNKFLIIKKHKNIQLTIVNNLHIKQVLYNKNESASKIIPYHFNVKRKEKETFLEIIHLYKKEDCARKEQLQFILTALKYMDEFGVNKDLEIYKELLDIFPKNKYIPKNKFQNMFLHYAKHQNVAINILKKMEKNFVIPDFEIQELIIKIFGDKNLVIKKCWNIFYWFPKFSQLNPWPVPRPIPIDPKELAEFAITKMSCIDVQANTIIYKTKDIPDAIDDTWIVSSMSRSQQELLAVHPTNKSLIVEGPFMMWVDKYCINYFVLKGDPIKREIIYEDCSDISHLQIPFWEKHHFKIPLTKHEQEDGVYYAICATGTSSKDSLLSWIRCLQKISPILEKIPITFKIKSSSNQQLYIENNKISNEK, encoded by the exons atgcttacattaatgaaaaatattattttatcaaataaatttttaataattaaaaaacataaaaatatacaattaaccATTGTTAATAATCTTCATATAAaacaagttttatataataaaaatgaatctgCCAGTAAGATTATACCTTATCATTTTAATgtgaagagaaaagagaaagaaactttcttagaaattatacatttatataaaaaagaagattgtgCTAGAAAAGAACAATTGCAGTTTATTTTAActgctttaaaatatatggatGAATTTGgtgtaaataaagatttagaaatatacaaagaattgttagatatatttccaaaaaacaaatatataccaaaaaataaatttcaaaatatgtttttacatTATGCAAAACATCAAAATGTAgctataaatatacttaaaaaaatggaaaaaaattttgtaataccTGATTTTGAGATTCAAGaactgattataaaaatttttggtgATAAGAATCTAGTTATAAAAAAGTGTTGGAACATATTTTATTGGTTTCCAAAGTTTTCTCAATTAAATCCTTGGCCAGTACCCAGACCGATACCAATAGATCCAAAAGAACTTGCTGAATTTGCTATAACAAAAATGTCTTGTATAGATGTACAAgctaatactattatatataaaacaaaagatataCCTGATGCAATTGATGATACATGGATTGTATCTTCTATGAGTAGATCACAACAAGAACTTCTTGCAGTACACCCaactaataaatcattaatcgtAGAAGGTCCTTTTATGATGTGGgttgataaatattgtattaattattttgtattaaaaggAGAtccaataaaaagagaaatcattTATGAAGACTGTAgtg atatatctcATTTGCAAATTCCATTTTGGGAAAaacatcattttaaaatacctCTTACTAAACATGAGCAAGAAGATGGagtatattatgcaatttgtGCTACAGGTACATCTTCCAAAGATTCTCTATTATCATGGATAAGATGTCTACAAAAAATAAGTcctattttagaaaaaataccaataacatttaaaataaaatcatcttcaaatcaacaattatatattgaaaataataaaatatctaatgaaaagtaa
- the LOC107995750 gene encoding chondroitin sulfate synthase 2: MNPMLKIFLTHCWANIYLIIGISIGLSLSMILIPVNIDNYDGNTEYLIHYLNYQEDLDEYEPKINVNNKPQQAQKISKALVRPRYYSTELGIREKLFIGVITSQQYLYSRDTAINKTVAHIVDKVRYFISIPEGTKPNVTLPGIVGFTDTRTILKPFHTMKYIIDNYLENYDYYFLIKDISYINVKKLVEFVNKISVSQNVHVGVLGDISTYCSLDSGILLSNSVIQELKNNLDWCVKNAYSDSDDINFGRCIVHSISIPCSNHIQGQKFLYTKLKSTFLFEQNLKELVRNKEFLNSLVIYPIYDHLFVYKLNTYFATIKTIEIQKKILNIRKTILNMQNLGPLQQRNVSWPIGNQPGNNAIGRFDILRWTYFNQTHLFLNTDFSTIQELKTDVKFDIDRIINITVFNIIFNSQIALKFNKLLNGYQRFDASRGMDYILDLEFINISTKKILRKRIEVCKPLGKVEILPVPYVTENTRINIILIVNLSKKQDALNFLEQYALDCMEKKYKTFLMMVLLYNFDSASKGREDIYYEIKQYALFLAEKYKKQQSKITWLSIRLPNIVTSVKTNQLLNIAVTDLCMRKFTSESLILFVETGIQLRLDYLNRVRMNTINQYQIFSPIPFIEYHPDIVHINDVKKVNTDINRNYGKYDEYNFNNIAFYVRDYNIMRKTIEGSIPIIHSDRDILSILKLSQNIAISSLFEMFVSFSNMHTLRAIEPALKVRYTNITCVDNININMFCIQSKSRYLGRRSQLARLILDYQTYKHSLLA, encoded by the exons atgaatcctatgctaaaaatatttttaactcatTGTTgggcaaatatatatttaataattggaattaGCATAGGCTTAAGCCTTAGTATGATATTGATACCAGtcaatatagataattatgaTGGAAACACAGAGTATttgatacattatttaaattatcaagaaGATTTAGATGAATATGAaccaaaaataaatgttaataataaacctCAACAAGcacaaaaaatatctaaagcATTAGTACGTCCAAGATATTATTCCACAGAACTTGGAATcagagagaaattatttataggagTTATAACAAgtcaacaatatttatatagtagaGACACAGCAATTAATAAAACAGTTGCTCATATTGTGGACAAagtacgatattttatttctatacctGAAGGCACAAAACCTAATGTTACTCTTCCTGGTATAGTTGGATTTACAGATACTAGAACAATTTTAAAGCCATTTcatacaatgaaatatataattgataattatttggagaattatgattattattttttaatcaaagataTAAGCTAtatcaatgttaaaaaattagtagaattcGTTAATAAGATTAGTGTAAGTCAAAATGTTCATGTAGGTGTTCTTGGAGATATTTCAACTTATTGCTCTTtgg ATTCAGGAATTCTTTTGAGTAATTCAGTAatacaagaattaaaaaataatttagattggTGTGTGAAAAATGCTTATTCTGATTcagatgatattaattttggaCGATGTATTGTTCATTCTATCTCAATACCTTGTTCTAATCATATACagggacaaaaatttttatataccaaGTTGAAATCAACATTcttatttgaacaaaatttgaaagaattagttagaaataaagaatttctaaattcacTTGTAATATATCCAATATATGATCATCTATTTGTTTACAAATTGAATACATATTTTGCAACA ataaaaactattgagattcaaaaaaaaattttaaatattcgaaaaacaattttaaatatgcaaaatttaggTCCTCTACAACAACGTAACGTTTCTTGGCCCATCGGTAATCAACCAGGAAATAATGCCATTGgacgtttcgatattttacgaTGGACATATTTTAATCAGACTCATCTATTTTTGAATACTGATTTTTCAACCATACAAGAATTAAAAACCGatgttaaatttgatatagatcgaataattaatattacagtctttaatattatttttaatagtcaaattgcattaaaattcaataaattattgaatgggTATCAAAGATTTGATGCATCTCGAGGAAtggattatatattagatttagaatttatcaatattagtaccaagaaaatattaagaaagagGATTGAAGTGTGTAAACCACTTGGtaaagttgaaattttacCCGTTCCATATGTAACAGAAAACactagaataaatataatattaatcgtaaatttatcaaagaaacAGGATGCATTGAATTTTTTGGAACAATATGCTTTAGAttgtatggaaaaaaaatataaaacttttcttaTGATG gttctcttatataattttgactcCGCATCAAAAGGTCGAGAAgacatatattatgaaattaagcAATATGCGCTATTTTtagctgaaaaatataaaaaacagcAATCAAAAATTACTTGGCTCTCTATACGCTTACCAAATATTGTAACATCTGTTAAAACAAATCAATTGCTGAATATTGCTGTTACAGATTTATGTATGAGAAAATTTACATCTGAAAGTTTGATACTTTTTGTTGAAACAGGAATACAACTTCGattggattatttaaataga GTTCGTATGAATACtattaatcaatatcaaatatttagtCCAATACCTTTCATTGAATACCATCCTGATATAGTACATATAAATGatgtaaaaaaagttaatacagatattaatcgaaattatggaaaatatgacgaatataattttaataatatcgccTTTTATGTcagagattataatatta tgAGAAAAACTATTGAGGGTAGCATTCCAATAATACATTCTGATCGAGATAttctatcaatattaaaactttcacAAAATATTGCTATTAGTTCTTTGTTTGAAATGTTTGTTTCTTTCAGTAACATGCATACTTTACGCGCAATTGAACCAGCTCTTAAAGtaagatatacaaatattacttGTGTCgataacattaatatcaatatgttTTGTATACAATCAAAGAGTCGTTATTTGGGTCGACGTAGTCAACTTGCTAGATTGATTCTAGATTATCAAACTTATAAACATAGTTTATTAGCATAA
- the LOC107995991 gene encoding ell-associated factor Eaf translates to MKSVTSLAETNFQGIGRDMAERLGLGSEIRELKLGPSFTNNRSTAFHTLKYDFKPASVDVSKVARVDVGANNMMTVTVPHLDGAGIPHTVFKGSQRPYHKECVLIIDRVTGEITLEKLTANIQVKKTRTEPKFQSHLGISGGNNSNSSNRPITPVETKKSPTHGRTTTRSKVISGKKREPSIQLHPKQYSPHRVSPYHGKSPPSTSTNSSPVQPSVTHSVLASLPMIGSDNDDCPLTSTGSFPVTNSIPSRSSCTNNTTIMKPSVTIDSDEGALSDSTSSSSTESSDSDSDTENIPVLTGTNGHLNSTASSPTCLMPDNLLNDDLQLSESESDST, encoded by the exons ATGAAATCAGTTACTTCACTCGcggaaacaaattttcaaggaATCGGACGTGATATGGCTGAGCGGCTTGGTTTAGGTTCTGAAATACGGGAACTCAAATTAGGACCAAGCTTTACAAACAATAGATCGACGGCATTTCATACTTTAAAAT atGATTTTAAACCAGCAAGTGTTGATGTTTCCAAAGTAGCAAGAGTTGATGTTGGAGCAAACAATATGATGACAGTTACTGTTCCTCATTTAGATGGTGCTGGAATTCCTCATACTGTATTTAAAGGTTCTCAAAGGCCTTATCATAAGGAATGCGTTCTGATAATTGATAGAGTTACTGGAGAAATTACATTGGAGAAATTAACAGCAAATATCCAAGTAAAAAAAACCAG AACAGAACCAAAGTTTCAATCACATTTAGGAATTTCTGGaggtaataatagtaatagtagcaATAGACCTATAACTCCAGTAGAAACTAAAAAGAGTCCTACACATGGAAGAACAACAACAAGATCAAAAGTTATTAGtggtaaaaaaagagaacCTAGTATTCAATTACATCCAAAACAATATAGTCCTCATAGAGTTTCTCCATATCATGGCAAAAGTCCACCTTCTACTTCAACTAATAG TTCACCAGTGCAACCATCAGTGACGCATTCAGTGTTGGCTAGTTTGCCAATGATTGGTTCTGATAATGATGATTGTCCTTTAACATCAACTGGATCATTTCCTGTTACAAATTCTATACCTTCGAGGTCATCATGTACAAATAATACTACTATTATGAAACCTTCTGTAACTATAGATAGTGATGAAGGTGCTCTTAGTGATTCTACTTCAAGTAGTTCTACAGAGAGTTCAGATAGTGATTCAGACACTGAAAATATTCCAGTTTTAACAGGAACCAATG GACATTTAAATAGTACTGCTTCATCTCCCACATGTTTAATGCCAGATAATCTTCTAAATGATGATTTACAATTATCAGAATCAGAATCTGATAGTACCTAa